A window of Methanomassiliicoccus luminyensis B10 genomic DNA:
CGAGGTGGCGCCGGTAATTTTCATGCCCGTCGACTCGCCGCGTGAAGAACGGATCGAGATTGGAATGATGATCCATCAACTCCATCCATATCTCCACTATCTCGGGGACATGATCCGCCTCGGCCTTCTTCACCATCATTCCGTTCAATGAACATATCGTTGGTATTTACGAGCGATGTACGAGCAGCTCTTGGCGGCCGCCAAAATCGGGCATGCGAATATGGTGCGGGGGCGGCCCGTTAGCGACAAGGCCAAGGGGAACGAAGGCCCCCGGTTCTCGATGCCCTCCAAGAATGACAAGATGGCCCTGGCGCAGATATCGTTCACATCGATCCTCCTGCTCGTGGTCATGCTGCCGATGACCCTGTTCATAACCGGTGGTGTCGGCGGTTCGTTATCGGTCACGATGGACGAGGAAAAGGTCAGCATCGATGCACCTCCGTATGGTTGGGGCATCGCCTATTCGGACATAGACAGCTGCGAGCCGAATGACGGGACGTTCCACGTCAGCCGCGAATTCGGACTGAGCAACCACGAAATAATCGCGGGTCGGCTGTACAACGACGAGGTAGGGAGCTGCAACGGTGCCATCTATAAGGATACGGGCGCTTGCGTGCTGATTAGGACGTACGATGGAACATACTACGTGTTCAACGATGCGTCCGTTGAAGGCACCGCCTCACTGCACGCCGAACTATTGAGACATCTGCCAACGTTGTGAAGATCTCCCATTTTGCCAACTCGCGGTATGACTTCACCAGCATCCGGCGAAGCACGGCCAGCACTAGAAGCTGGTGCTGCGTGAACGAGTGCTTCGACCTGTTGCTCGAATACAGCGGCATACCGAGGCGTCCTGCTCCCTTCGCTATCTGATCGACCGCACGCATTATTTTGTTGCCGTTCCAAGTAGTATCGTTCGGCACGAGACCATACCGTCCCGAGGCCAGTTGTCTCCAGGAAGAGCTTGAACTGACCTCTGGCGAGGTCATTTCGTGCCCGATGTTACATCATGCTTTCGACCCCTGCCACGATGATCTCCACAAAGTCGATGATGAGGGAATTAACAACTGATTCAATTCTCTGGGTCTTTCAATTAACCGCCCAGCTAGTATAAATATCAAATATGTTCTTCCATAGTTATATGGAGCATGGAAGAATAAATCTGGATGATTTTGCTATCAGCGGATTTGATTACTTCCTAAACTCCGATAACCACCAAGAAAAGAAGAAGGAAATATATGGCCTCCTTGCAAATCTGTTCAAATCCAGTTCATTAGAGATCGATACTCTTGTTGGTGTGGATAGAAAGGGTGCGTGGATAGTTGATAATTTCTTCGCTGAATATCCCGGTTTAAAAAAATTCAACGTCATCTCCGATAGCGAAATCGACGCGAAAAAGAGCATGGTAAGCAAGCTGAGAGTATTGGTTTTTGATGATTCTATCCATACTGCGGATACAATAACCAACGTTATTTCCAGGCTGCAGAGATATAAACCAAAAAACATAATAGTTGCTTGCCTTTTATCGAATGCAGGTTCCAATGTAATAATTAATAAAAAATATCCAGATATTAAGATAGTGCCATGTAAGACCGTATTTGAAGATTTTCCCAAGCAGTCCGAAGACTATCTGGTTTGGGAATTACCCTTTGTCGATGGCCTTAAGGCAAAAGACAACCCCGATTTTCCGAAGCTAAAAATCACTACGCCTGAGCAAGATCTAGATAAGATCGCCGACTCCATATGTAATGCGATAAAGAATAGTGTAAATAATGTATCAGATATCGAAATAGAAAAAGTCATAAATAAGGTTCTTTCTCGAAACATCAACGTCGAAGTCGAAGCTGATGAGTCAGTGATAGCGTCTCCATATTACAAATTTGCGACGGTGGATGAGTCGAAAGTTAGAGCATTCATAACAAAGTACGAGGGCCGAACGGAGATTATCGTTACGCCACTTGTCTTCCCTAGGTTGGATTCAAATGGGTGTGACATAATTGACACATCTCCAAATGACTGTCTTTGTAAGGCCGTGAAATTGAAAAAGAAGAATGATGAGATATGCAAATTGTGCTTACCTTACTTTGTGAACGGAATATTCTTGGATAGGCTGAATAAAAAGATCAACGAAACTCTAAAGGCAGACAACATCCTCATCGAGACAATAAAGACAGAGAGGCCTAAGATAGGCCGATTTATTCGGATTTCTTAGGCCTTTTTGTCGTATCATAGATCTTGTCTATGATGTACTCAGCTTCTCCTGCGATTTTGAAGGTCCTAGTCCACTTGTCATTGACCTTCTCCCAGTTGCCATCTATAATTCCAAGGTCAAACAGCTTATTCAGGGTCTTCGAAACAGTGGATCGAGACATGTCGTCTTTCAGTTCCTCCACTAACTTCGTGAAGTAGATGCCCTCCTTTTTTTCCCGGTATTCACGAATAACGTAGCATATTTTAAGGTCGTTTGACAGGACCGACCAATCAACCATGCTGTCTGCCCCCTTGTGTAATCTTAGGGAATTTGTCCACAAATTATACTATACCCTCAGGTATGAATATTGTGGATTTCGGTGGTATCCCATCACACGGTATAACAATAAGCGGTATATATAACCTTCAGATTCGAGTATGCTAATTAGACTTCGGTATATTTATTAACCAATATCACATTATAGGTACTTAAAGGGTGGTCAGGACGCCTCATTCGCGGGAAGCAGCTCTGTATATCCATTTGGCAAATTCTGAATCTGATCAATTGCTAATTGATTCAGAACAGATGGCCCGCCAGATCTTTCCATTTATTCAGAGAAATTTCAGAGACCTGACCGGTCATGGCATAGTCCATTCAACTTCCATTATCAGTTACCTTAATCTATTCATCAGCATATTAAAAGCAGAAGGGCTTGAACTAAGTCGCACTGAAGTTAGGTTGCTATATTCAGCAGCATGGTTGCACGACATTGGCTATTTGACCTGCAGTGAGCGGAGTGAGCATTCGAGGGAATCCTGTAGGCTCCTCCAGATCATTGAAGAAAATTATTCATTATTGGGCGATTTAAAGAACTCGATGATGTATCTTGTGAAATATCACCAATCGAGATATGATCTATCCGAGGTACCAAAGAACGCCGTACACATACATGGGGACCAAGTACGTTTACAATTTCTCTGCGCCCTATTTAGACTAGCAGATGCGTGCCACATCGGAGAAGATAGGGCTAACAGGTTGGTCTACTATTTGATCGAAGGGGAGATAAATCCTGAAAGTAAACCCCATTGGATTGGCAACAGCTCTGTCTTATCGGTGGACTTCATTGTCGAAGATGCTAAGATATTGATTACAGTAACGAACGAAAACGATGCGAAGGTTCTTACCGATGGCTTTATCAAAGATTTTCAAAAACTCATGCCATTTTTAGCTCCGGCATTTCCATTCTATTCAGTAGAGATACAAAGTGAAACACCGTTCGAGCTGGAAGGGGGAAGAATCTGAACTCGGAAGCCCCTGGGGGCGGAAAAATGCAATGATCAGGTTTGCTAGCAAAACTCCGTCCTTTGGTTCAAGCCGGGTGAGCAGCATATCTCTAACGGTATAACGCCAATGGTCAGATCATCGCTGGTTGATATCAATGCTAGACCATTTTCAAATAAACAAAGTCCTGAGACACTGCTGTATGCTCTTCATCTCGTAACATGCGGGACGCATGTGCCATGCAGAAAGCAAGTCTACCCTGCGCTCCCCTCACGGGTGTTCTTTCGTTCGAACATATTAATAGCATTGATGTTTTCTTTGTGGCACAAGGCTTGTGCGTCAGGGGAACCGGCGATTCCGCGAGCGATGAGGCTTGCAGCCCCGGCTCAGGATTATTGCCTAGCTCAACTCATTTCACCACACGCTCATACGGAGAAGGGACGATGAGGTCTAAGATACAGACGCTCAGCGATGAGCTGAACGAGAACTTCAAGGAGAGAGAGGACGAGATCGCAGGGTCCTTGCTGGCCATGATATCGGGGGAGCATGTGCTGTTCATCGGCCCCCCCGGCACGGCCAAGAGCCTGCTGGCTAGGGAGATGTGCAAGGCCATCGAGGAGGGGAACTTCTTCTACTATCTCCTCACCCGCTTCACCACTCCCGACGAGATCTTCGGGCCGCTGTCCCTCAGCTCCCTCCAGGAGGACGTGTTCAGCCGCAAGATCGAGGGATACCTCCCCACCGCCAACGTCTCCTTCCTGGACGAGATCTTCAAGGCCAATTCGTCCATCCTCAACTCCCTGCTCACCATCCTCAACGAGAGAAAGTACCACAACGGCTCCGAGCTGGTGACCGTGCCGCTGTACTCCGTGTTCGGCGCGTCCAACGAGCTGCCGGAGGAGAACGAGAGCCTGGAGGCCCTGTACGACCGCTTCCTGTTCCGTTACTACGTCGGCTACGTCCAGGACGAGACCAACTTCCTGGACCTCATCCTGGGGCATGCCGAGAACTTCGCGCCCTCCACCAAGCTGAACATCGCCGAGCTGGACGTCCTGCAGGAGAGGGCGGAGGCGGTCCCGGTGGGCGAGGACGTGCTCGACGCCCTGGTGGGCCTTCGCAAAGAGTTCCGTTCCATGGGGGTGAGCGTTTCGGACCGCCGCTGGAAGAAGTTCGTGCGCGTCCTCCGCGTGGCCGCGGCCGCCCTGGACCGCGAGAACGTGGACAAGACCATGCTGCCGCTGCTGCAGCACATGACCTGGAACAAGCCGGAGGAGAAGGCCACCATACGCAAGCTGCTCCTGGAAATGACGGTGTCCGGCGGGGTCGACCTGGAGAGGACCAAGAAGGACCTCCAGGACCTGCACGCCTCCGCGGCCCTGTCCAGGAACTACATCCTGCCGGAGAAGGTTACCTGCTACAGCTGCGAGCGCGAGTTCACCGACTGGAACTCGCTCAGGGAGCATGGGCATAACAGCCCCGATCACATCTATGTCCTCACCGGCAAGGAGGAGAAGTACCAGCTGACCAGGAACAGGACCACCCCTAAGATGTACCCGAACTTCCTGGACTACTTCGAGTCCAAGGGAAGGCCGGTGGTCCGGGCCCTGGACGAGGACAAGAAGGCCCTGTACCTCCAGGAGGTGGAGGACCTCGAGGACGACCTGGGGTTGCTTGAGACAGACCTGGAGAAGGAAAGGGCCGAGCTTCACAAGGCTCTCGTCGAGAACATCTGGCTGTCTCACCGGGACCGCGAGGATATAATGTCCATCTACGACGGCAAGGCGGCGGTCATGGGTGAGATGAGATCCCTTCTCGGGGACACCAGGGATATCGTCACCACCGAGGAGCGCGTGGAATAAGAGAGGCGGGCATGGTCGCGTCGGCGATGGTGCGCTGGAAGAAAGCCTATAACGATGACGCGGTGCGCCTGGTGGTGGGGAGGCCGCGAAGGATCCCCCGCCGCAAGCGTGAGGAGATGGCATCCATCCTGGCCCAGGAGCTGTTCGGTTCCCGCAAGGTGGTGGACGCACGCCGGCACGCCGCCAGGTACGGGGCTTTCCACGTTGTCCTGAGGCTGCTCAAGGAGACCCCGGCGTGGAGCGAGATGAGGGGGATGGCGGCCAAGAGCGACATCATCGCCGCCATGGCCCTGAGGGGCGTGGTGTCCATGGTGCTGGACATCATGGACCGGACCGTCCTCCTTCCTTCCGATACCGAGGAGGAGCGGGCCATGGGCGGACTGATCGCGCTGACGGTCCACGCCTGGCAGCGCCAGACCGCCATAGGGAGGGACGACGTCCTCCGCGCGGTGGAGGAGCTGGAGGCCATCGACGCCAGAGGGGAGGCGAGGGGCGCGCTGAGGGACCTGATGGGGGACGCGCTCCGGGAGGGCATGGAGGAGCTGCGCAGCTACCTGAGCATGCTCTCTATGATGGAACAGCTGCTCCCCCCCGGAGAGGACGAGATCTCGGTGGAGGAGGTATTCGTGGCCTACCTCCGGGACGTGGACAGGATGGCCCAGCTGCTCCAGATGAGCAGCCAGCTTCAGAGGATCATTGACCTGATGGGGCAGCTGGACGTGGAGTTCGGGGCCAAGAGGGAGAAGGCCCAGAGCTTCTCTACTCAAGAGGCGTATGCGCTGGGCCGCTCCAAGGACGTCCAGCACGTGCTTCCCGTGGAGCTGCTGAAGCTCAAGGTGCCCATCCTGCAGACCCTGTTCTTCTCCCAGATGCTGGAGGGCGAGCTTCTTACCTACGAGCTGAAGGGGCTGAACTGGTCCGCCGCCCCCGAGAGGCGCAGGAAGGGGCCGGTGGTGGCCCTCATCGACGCGTCCGGCTCCATGGTGGGGGAGCCGGAGCTCCTCGCCAAGTCGCTCATCCTCATGCTGGCCAGGCGCATGGCCCGGGAGAAGCGCGAGATCAAAGTGATCCTCTTCGCCGCCAACGACTGGAAGTTCGAGCTGAACCTCTCGGACAAGAAGAAGATGGCCCAGAACCTCCTGGACATCGTGTGCCGGCAGTTCGAGGGCGGGACCGACTTCAACTCCGCCCT
This region includes:
- a CDS encoding PH domain-containing protein; this translates as MYEQLLAAAKIGHANMVRGRPVSDKAKGNEGPRFSMPSKNDKMALAQISFTSILLLVVMLPMTLFITGGVGGSLSVTMDEEKVSIDAPPYGWGIAYSDIDSCEPNDGTFHVSREFGLSNHEIIAGRLYNDEVGSCNGAIYKDTGACVLIRTYDGTYYVFNDASVEGTASLHAELLRHLPTL
- a CDS encoding phosphoribosyltransferase, coding for MEHGRINLDDFAISGFDYFLNSDNHQEKKKEIYGLLANLFKSSSLEIDTLVGVDRKGAWIVDNFFAEYPGLKKFNVISDSEIDAKKSMVSKLRVLVFDDSIHTADTITNVISRLQRYKPKNIIVACLLSNAGSNVIINKKYPDIKIVPCKTVFEDFPKQSEDYLVWELPFVDGLKAKDNPDFPKLKITTPEQDLDKIADSICNAIKNSVNNVSDIEIEKVINKVLSRNINVEVEADESVIASPYYKFATVDESKVRAFITKYEGRTEIIVTPLVFPRLDSNGCDIIDTSPNDCLCKAVKLKKKNDEICKLCLPYFVNGIFLDRLNKKINETLKADNILIETIKTERPKIGRFIRIS
- a CDS encoding HD domain-containing protein; this encodes MVRTPHSREAALYIHLANSESDQLLIDSEQMARQIFPFIQRNFRDLTGHGIVHSTSIISYLNLFISILKAEGLELSRTEVRLLYSAAWLHDIGYLTCSERSEHSRESCRLLQIIEENYSLLGDLKNSMMYLVKYHQSRYDLSEVPKNAVHIHGDQVRLQFLCALFRLADACHIGEDRANRLVYYLIEGEINPESKPHWIGNSSVLSVDFIVEDAKILITVTNENDAKVLTDGFIKDFQKLMPFLAPAFPFYSVEIQSETPFELEGGRI
- a CDS encoding AAA family ATPase; this encodes MRSKIQTLSDELNENFKEREDEIAGSLLAMISGEHVLFIGPPGTAKSLLAREMCKAIEEGNFFYYLLTRFTTPDEIFGPLSLSSLQEDVFSRKIEGYLPTANVSFLDEIFKANSSILNSLLTILNERKYHNGSELVTVPLYSVFGASNELPEENESLEALYDRFLFRYYVGYVQDETNFLDLILGHAENFAPSTKLNIAELDVLQERAEAVPVGEDVLDALVGLRKEFRSMGVSVSDRRWKKFVRVLRVAAAALDRENVDKTMLPLLQHMTWNKPEEKATIRKLLLEMTVSGGVDLERTKKDLQDLHASAALSRNYILPEKVTCYSCEREFTDWNSLREHGHNSPDHIYVLTGKEEKYQLTRNRTTPKMYPNFLDYFESKGRPVVRALDEDKKALYLQEVEDLEDDLGLLETDLEKERAELHKALVENIWLSHRDREDIMSIYDGKAAVMGEMRSLLGDTRDIVTTEERVE
- a CDS encoding VWA domain-containing protein, coding for MVASAMVRWKKAYNDDAVRLVVGRPRRIPRRKREEMASILAQELFGSRKVVDARRHAARYGAFHVVLRLLKETPAWSEMRGMAAKSDIIAAMALRGVVSMVLDIMDRTVLLPSDTEEERAMGGLIALTVHAWQRQTAIGRDDVLRAVEELEAIDARGEARGALRDLMGDALREGMEELRSYLSMLSMMEQLLPPGEDEISVEEVFVAYLRDVDRMAQLLQMSSQLQRIIDLMGQLDVEFGAKREKAQSFSTQEAYALGRSKDVQHVLPVELLKLKVPILQTLFFSQMLEGELLTYELKGLNWSAAPERRRKGPVVALIDASGSMVGEPELLAKSLILMLARRMAREKREIKVILFAANDWKFELNLSDKKKMAQNLLDIVCRQFEGGTDFNSALRVGLETVREKEWRGADILFFTDGMSQVSDQDLVGEWLSFKKRTQSRIYTLIVGSDQAGGLEKVSDHTWVLSAGTWDVEGSPSNIIKLIADG